A DNA window from Bos indicus isolate NIAB-ARS_2022 breed Sahiwal x Tharparkar chromosome 9, NIAB-ARS_B.indTharparkar_mat_pri_1.0, whole genome shotgun sequence contains the following coding sequences:
- the HTR1B gene encoding 5-hydroxytryptamine receptor 1B: MPQSCAPGPRARRDMEAVAAQCPQPPSASSQTGLSQANLSAGPSHNCSAAEEYIYQDFIALPWKVVVVLLLALFTLATTLSNAFVIATVYRTRKLHTPANYLIASLAVTDLLVSILVMPISTMYTVTGRWTLGQVVCDLWLSSDITCCTASILHLCVIALDRYWAITDAVEYSAKRTPKRAAVMIALVWVFSICISLPPFFWRQAKAEAMSNCVVNTDHVLYTVYSTVGAFYFPTLLLIALYGRIYVEARSRILKQTPNRTGKRLTRAQLITDSPGSTSSVTSINSRAPEVPSESGSPVYVNQVKVRVSDALLEKKKLMAARERKATKTLGIILGAFIVCWLPFFIISLAIPICTSCWFHQAIFDFFTWLGYLNSLINPIIYTMSNEDFKQAFHKLIGFKCTN, encoded by the coding sequence ATGCCCCAGAGCTGCGCTCCGGGGCCACGGGCGAGGAGAGACATGGAGGCAGTGGCCGCTCAGTGTCCCCAGCCACCGTCCGCGAGTTCCCAGACTGGGCTTTCTCAAGCCAACCTTTCGGCTGGTCCCTCCCACAACTGCAGCGCCGCCGAGGAGTACATTTACCAGGACTTCATCGCCCTGCCCTGGAAAGTAGTCGTGGTCCTGCTGCTGGCGCTCTTCACCTTGGCCACCACGCTCTCCAACGCCTTTGTGATTGCCACTGTGTACCGGACGCGGAAGCTGCATACCCCGGCCAACTACCTGATCGCCTCCTTGGCGGTCACCGACCTGCTCGTGTCCATCCTGGTGATGCCCATCAGCACCATGTACACGGTCACGGGCCGCTGGACGCTGGGCCAGGTGGTCTGTGACTTATGGCTGTCGTCGGACATCACCTGTTGCACAGCCTCCATCCTGCACCTCTGTGTCATTGCCCTGGACCGCTACTGGGCCATCACGGATGCCGTGGAGTACTCGGCGAAAAGGACTCCTAAGAGGGCCGCGGTCATGATCGCGCTGGTGTGGGTCTTCTCCATCTGCATCTCGCTGCCGCCCTTTTTCTGGCGGCAGGCCAAAGCTGAGGCGATGTCTAACTGCGTGGTGAACACCGACCACGTCCTGTACACCGTCTACTCCACGGTGGGCGCTTTCTACTTCCCCACCCTGCTCCTCATCGCCCTCTATGGCCGCATCTACGTGGAAGCCCGCTCCCGGATTTTGAAACAGACGCCCAACAGAACCGGCAAGCGTCTGACCCGAGCCCAGCTGATTACCGACTCCCCGGGGTCCACGTCTTCGGTCACCTCGATTAACTCGCGGGCTCCGGAGGTACCCagcgaatccgggtctcctgtgtACGTGAACCAAGTCAAAGTGCGCGTCTCCGACGCCCTGCTGGAGAAGAAGAAACTCATGGCCGCTAGGGAGCGCAAAGCCACCAAGACCCTGGGGATCATTTTGGGCGCGTTCATCGTGTGTTGGCTGCCCTTCTTCATCATCTCCCTGGCCATCCCGATCTGCACATCCTGCTGGTTCCACCAGGccatttttgatttcttcacgTGGCTGGGCTATCTCAACTCCCTCATCAACCCTATCATCTACACCATGTCCAACGAGGACTTCAAACAAGCTTTCCATAAACTGATAGGCTTCAAGTGCACGAACTGA